The nucleotide window ATGACAGGGGTTGACCTTCAAGTCGGTTGAGACCGGACAATGTTCGAGTGACTGATTCTGACTTGATGCCGATCGGGACCTTCGCCCGAACAGTGGGTCTGACGGCGAGCGCGCTGCGATTCTACGACGATGCCGGCATCCTCCACCCCGACCATGTCGATGCCCAGACCGGATATCGTTTCTACAGTGAAGAACAGATAAACACAGCACATCGACTTCGGGAGCTTCGGGAGCTCGGAATGCCGCTGTCCGATGTCTCTCGGTTCTTCGCGGCCGCAACTGCATCCGACTCTGCGGAATCGCTACGGGTCCTGAATGACCATATGCGCAGGGTCTCAGCTGAAGGCGCGCGGTTGCAGCACGTAGCCGCACGCCTCACTGAGTCTCTGCGATCAGAGCCTTCGGCACCGCTGTGCGCTCTTCCCGGGCCCTTCTTCGCCGCAGCCGTCGACCAGCTTCTGGCGACTACAACGGACGATCCCAGGTTCCCCGTCCTCAACGGTGTTCGCCTCAGCGTTGAACCCGACGCGCTCATACTGGCGGCAACGGATCGCTACCGCTTCACCTGTCGCACCTTGGTACCGAGTCGCTCTGCGGATACGAAGTGGGCAGGCACCGTGTCCGGCGATGCTCTTCGGAACACTGTTTCGGCGATCCGCAGAAGCTCGACAGTGAATCTCGCGGCTGGAGACAACTTCGTGCACATCGTGCTCGAAGATGGCACCGTGAGCCTGTGCTCGCTGATCGATGAGCCTTTTCCGGATGCTCACGACTTCTTTGAGTCGCTGCCTACTGCAGTCCACCGCTGCATGATCGACCGCAGTCAGCTCTTGCGGACGATGGAACAACGGCCGCTGGAAAAGCTCGGTCTGCGACTCACCTCCAGTGGGGTACGGGTTGTGCCTCCCGATGACTTCGTCGATTTCGACGGTACACGTGATGGCTCTGAGCTCACATTGTGGTTTGAGCTGACGACGCTGCATCCGGCGGTGACCCATGCGCTAGGAAACGATCTCATCTTCGACGTCACTGCGTCGGACCAGCCAGTCGTCCTGCGCTCAGCTGATGACGGAGACTTCACCACTGTCCTCATGCCATGCCAGGCACCCGCCCACTGAGACAGACAGGAACAGACCACCATGACCTCGACACCAGCTACACCCGATCCGATGATGGAGACGATCGGACGAGCCGTCGAACTCGGGAGAGCAGGAGACGTCGACACCGCTCAGCGTCAGTTGATCGACCTCTGGCAGGATGCCGGTCCCTCCGGCGATCCCTTCCATCGCTGCACGCTCGCGCACTATCTCGCAGATCTTTACGATCACCCGGCTGAGGCACTCATCTGGGATATTCGTGCTCTCGATGCCGCCGCTTCACTCAGTGATGAACGCGCGCAGGCGCACCACCACTCTCTGCAGGTCGCCGGTTTCTACCCCAGCCTCCACCTCAATATCGCCGACAACCTCCGCCAGCTGAGTGCATTCGATGCCGCTCAGGAGCACATCTCACACGCCGAAGAACGCAGCGCCGCATTGACCGACGACGGCTACGGACGAATGATCCGCACAGCGATCAAAGAGGTTCGACTCGCCATCGACCGGGGCGAGACTGCCCGCCGGAGCTCTGCACCTGGTGGTTCATAGAACTACCGACCTCCGGGCGCTCACTACACGGAGGTACCGATGACGGACGCCGCTTGCTGACCAGTGTTATCAGTACGCCGGTGGGCGCTCAGGTGACTCGAACGGGTACCGTGCGCGGAAGTCATCAGCGATCTCGCCCATGGTCACGATCTTCACACCGTCGTGCCCGCCGATGTAGTCCAGCAGACGTTCGAGCATGAGCAGCACCTGCGGTCGTCCGGACACGTCCGGGTGGATGGTGATGGGGAAGATCGCATAGTCGAGTTCGCGGTAGACCCAATCGAACTGGTCACGCCACAGGGTCTCGATGTCGCGGGGATTGACGAAGCCGTGGCTGTTCGGGCTGCTCTTCACGAACAGCATCGGCGGCAGGTCGTCGACGTACCAGTTGGCGGCGATCTCGACGAGGTCGATTTCCTGACCGTGTTTGAGCGGCTTCATCCATGTTTCCGGCGACTGCGAATAGTCGATCGGCGTCCATTCGTCGCCGGCGATGGAGTAGTAAGGCACGAAGTCCTTGTGGCTTTGGCTGTGATCGTAGTCGAACCCGAACTTCTTCAGCAGCTCTGGTGTGTATGCGCTCAGCTCCCACCATGGAGCGACGTAGCCGCGAGGCTGGCTGCCCGTGAGGTTCGTGATGAGCTCGACGGATTTCTCCATGACGAGGTCTTCCTGGCGGTTCGTCATCGCAACGGGGTTCTCGTGGCTGTAGCCATGTGCGCCGATCTCATGTCCGTCGTCGTGCACCATCTTGCACTGGTCAGGGAAGGTCTCGAGCGAATGACCGGGAATGAACCAGCTTGCCTTGAGGTC belongs to Brevibacterium spongiae and includes:
- a CDS encoding MerR family transcriptional regulator translates to MTDSDLMPIGTFARTVGLTASALRFYDDAGILHPDHVDAQTGYRFYSEEQINTAHRLRELRELGMPLSDVSRFFAAATASDSAESLRVLNDHMRRVSAEGARLQHVAARLTESLRSEPSAPLCALPGPFFAAAVDQLLATTTDDPRFPVLNGVRLSVEPDALILAATDRYRFTCRTLVPSRSADTKWAGTVSGDALRNTVSAIRRSSTVNLAAGDNFVHIVLEDGTVSLCSLIDEPFPDAHDFFESLPTAVHRCMIDRSQLLRTMEQRPLEKLGLRLTSSGVRVVPPDDFVDFDGTRDGSELTLWFELTTLHPAVTHALGNDLIFDVTASDQPVVLRSADDGDFTTVLMPCQAPAH
- a CDS encoding polysaccharide deacetylase family protein, encoding MAKEIFVSLGIDIDAVSGWLGSYGGEDSPSDIQRGIFAGEIGVPRLLKMLKRRDLKASWFIPGHSLETFPDQCKMVHDDGHEIGAHGYSHENPVAMTNRQEDLVMEKSVELITNLTGSQPRGYVAPWWELSAYTPELLKKFGFDYDHSQSHKDFVPYYSIAGDEWTPIDYSQSPETWMKPLKHGQEIDLVEIAANWYVDDLPPMLFVKSSPNSHGFVNPRDIETLWRDQFDWVYRELDYAIFPITIHPDVSGRPQVLLMLERLLDYIGGHDGVKIVTMGEIADDFRARYPFESPERPPAY